The genomic region TTGTTTGGTACCGACGGTGTGCGCGGGTTAGCGAATCGTGACATTACCCCGGAGCTGGCTTTGCGGTTAGGTGAGGCTGCAGCCCGGTATGTGATGAAGGACCGCGCTGCGGATGCGGCCAAACCGAAGGCAATTATTGGGCGCGATACCCGTATTTCTGGCGAGTTTTTGGATCATGCGTTGGCAGCGGGTTTGGCTGCTGCGGGTATGGATGTGGAACGGATTGGGGTTGTGACTACCCCTACGGTTGCGTATATGACGGCAACGGAGGATGTGGCTCTTGGCGTCATGATTTCTGCTTCGCACAATCCGATGCCGGATAATGGGATTAAGTTTTTTGCGCATGGCGGTTTCAAGTTGGAAGACGCGGTTGAGGATGAGATTGAGGCTCTGTTGGAGTCGCAGTGGGATCGGCCAACCGGCGCGTTAGTAGGGCAGATTGAGCCGGGTGCGCAGCACGCGGAACACGTGTACGTGGATCATTTGGTGCGTGCTTGTGGAACGAACCTTTCGGGTTTGAAGATTGTTATGGATTGTGCGAATGGGGCGGCATCTAGTTTGGGGCCGGAAGCTTTGCGTAAGGCGGGCGCTGAGGTTGTGGTGATTAACGCTAGCCCGGATGGTTTGAATATTAACGACGAGTGCGGGTCGACGCACCCGCAGATGCTGCAAAGCAAGGTGGTGGAGGAGTCCGCTGACTTCGGGGTTGCATACGATGGGGATGCGGACCGGTGCCTAGCTGTTGACCATGAGGGCCAGTTGGTTGATGGCGATAAGATCATGGGGGCTTTGGCAGTGGACCTCAAGAAGCGTGGGGAATTGAGTAAGGACACGCTGGTGGTGACTGTCATGTCTAACCTGGGGTTGCTGTTGGCGATGGAAAAAGAGGGGATTAAAACGGTTCAGACTGCCGTGGGCGACCGGTATGTGCTTGAATGCATGCGTGCTAATGGGTATGCGTTGGGCGGTGAGCAGTCTGGCCACGTGATCTCTGCTGAGCATGCAACTACGGGGGACGGCGTGCTCACGTCCCTGCTGGTAGCGCGGATGGTGAGGGAGTCTGGGGAGTCGCTGGCGGCTCTTACGGGTTTTGTGCAGCGTTTGCCGCAGACGTTGGTGAATGTGCCGGGCGTGGACAAGGTGCGTGCTTCTACGGATGAGGGGCTGGCTGAAGCGGTGGCGCAGGCGGAAGATCAGTTGGGTGAGACGGGGCGTGTTGTGTTGCGTTCGTCGGGTACGGAACCGTTGGTGCGAGTTATGGTGGAGGCCGCGACGCAGGCGGAGGCGGATGAGCACGCGAATCGTCTGGCCGCAGTGGTGAAGGAGCGGTTAGCCCTGTAGAGGCGCGCAAAATCGGGGTGCGTGGCTTGTGCTCTGCGGCTGAAGTGCCGCCCAATGGTCGCTTTGTGTTCGTGCAGAGTACCTAGGGCAATAAGTAGCGGGACTTTAGTCCCTTTTAGTAGTGTGGTCTAGGACGCAAATGTTGCACTACGTGGTTTGGAGACTTGATGCGCCTGAGGAACCGGGTTGCGGCCGTGTGGATAGCACTCTCGATTTCATTGCTGGGCCTGCTGCCCACAGCTACTAATGCGGCAGCAGACGATACGGAACGCCGTGGTTTCGATCCAGATAGGTGTTCTGAGTTCGTCAGCCGGGCCCCGATTCTTTCCGCTCCTGAAAACTGGAAACTTGGAAAATCCAATCCGGAGGAATGGCGACTAGAGGCGGAAAAGGAAGAAGAAGCGTCCAGACAACGGGAACCTACGCGAAAAGACGTTCCCGTAGTGTTTGCTCACGGTTGGCTGAGTAGTTCTACGCATAATAAAGACCGTACGGGGGCGTTTTCAAAAGCAGTTGATATGGGATCAGATGGCGCACCAAAATTAATCTCTATGGGCGTTAGGGCGAGGAAAGTATCGCTGATTGACTGGGTTCAAGATCACACTGGAACTGTAAGCTACACGTTTGACTATTCGAAGGTGAATGGGCGGTGGGTAACGGATAAGGACATTGGTTCGAAACTTGCTCGCGGCCTGGAGTGTTTAGCAGAAACGTACTTGCGTCCGACAGTGGTGGTCGCGCACTCGATGGGTGGTCTAGCGGTCCGCGAAGCGGCGTCACGGTTGGACAGACCAGTTAACCGTGTTCTCTCGCATGTATTAACTATAGGAACACCAAATGAGGGATCACGTGTGGCACGACATGTTGGTAGTGCAATAGGACTTACAAAAAAAGGTATTTCGAACGCTGTTACAAATCTTTTGTTTGATAAAACACTAGGTACCAATGCTGATTTGTACGATCAAACAGGTAAGGGTTTAACCGGTGTACCATTTGTGGATGCGTTCGAAGGAGAAGCTGGTAAAGCCCTTCGGGCTGGTTCACCAGAGTTGAAACGGCTTCCAAAAATGCCTAAAGAAGTGGATGTGCATGTGGTAGCTGGAGACATGAGAATCGGCGGTTTAGCGTTGTTCAATCACAAATTGGAAGGTCCTATTTCCGTCGGTGACGGTATTGTCTCTAAGAGTTCTGCGTTGAGTGGAACGCCAGAGAAGAACCAACACGTAGTTAAATGTAGTGGCTTAAAACTCGTTGTAAAGGCGGAATCTAGGAAGGGAAGAATACATCTAAATCTAGATGTGGATTTTGGTGATCGAAGAGGGACTGCATCGCCGAACAAATTGCCTTGTTTTCACACTAACCTCACTCGGGAAACGGGTGCTGCGTTGAAACTAAATGACGTCTTAGACAAAGCGGTGCTCTATGCAGACCTCGACTAGCAAACGTAAGCTCCTGCTTGTCATCTTGGGTGTCGTGGTGGTGGTGCTAGCAGTTCTATTAGGCTGGGCTATCCTCCATCAGAGAACTACGTTGGCAGAAGCTGCTTCTGGTGGTGCGCAATCGCAGGCGGATAACGCCGACCCCACGAAACGTGAGATTCACCGGAGTAAACGCGAGGTTCAAAGTACGGTAGCGAAGCTGGAAAACATTGTGGAGGAACCCGAAGCAATCGTGGATCCAGAAGTAGCAAAATCCTATGGCGTTGAAGTTAACCAGATACTCCCAGAGGGCACCAAAGTAGAGGTAGACCAGGAAAGCTGGACAGACGTCGACGAAACCACGGCGATGGTGCCCACAACTGTCAAACTCCCCGATGGGGAAGAAGCACAGTACGCCGCCGTCGTTAGTAAAACTACGCGCGGCTGGCAACTCGTAACCACCCTGCCAATAGAAGAAGCCAGCCCCGAACCTTAAATGCGGCGCAACCGAAGCTGTGACACGCGGTGGTCCGCACCTTTAGTGATAATCAGATCGGCCCGTCCCCGCGTGGGAAGAATGTTTTCTTCCAAGTTCGGTAAGTTAACACTCTTCCAAATATGCCGAGCCCGCTCTATCGCTTCCGTATCCGACAACTGCGCATAGTTCTTAAAGTACGAATCCGGTTCCGTAAAAGCGGTTGAACGCAACTTTAAAAACCGTTCCACGTACCACGCTTCGATATGAGCGGGGTGCGCATCCACATAGATCGTGAAATCGAAATAGTCTGAAACAGCAACCACCCCGGTGCGTCCCTGCGCAGTACGGGCCGACTGCAACACGTTCAAACCCTCAACAATTAAAATATCTGGCCGTGTAGTAACCTGCTTTTCACCCGGAATAATGTCATAAACCGTGTGGTCATAAACCGGGGACTCCACCTGAGGATAACCTGCCTTCACCGCAGCAACGAACTCAAGTAACTCCGCGCGATCGTAAGACTCCGGGAAGCCCTTGCGGTTCATAATGCCACGGCGCTTAAGCTCCCGATTTGGTAGCAAAAACCCGTCAGTAGTAACCAACTGTACGCGGGGGATAGTGGGAAGACGCCGCATCAACTCCACCAGCAGGCGGGCAGTGGTGGACTTCCCCACAGCCACAGACCCCGCAATCCCAATCACAAAAGGTGGGCGCGGACGGTTCGGCTCATGCAAAAAATGACGCCGATCAAACGCCAACCGCTGCTGCGAATCAAAATACATCTGCAGCAAAGCCGAAAGCGGCCGGTAAATCGCATCCACTTCCCGCAAATCCATGGGGTCAGCAATACCCGCAAGGCGCCCCACTTCCGCTTCCGTGAGCGGCAGGGGAGTTTCTTTCGCGAGCGCGCTCCAAGCCTCACGCGTAAAAGTCTCGTAAGGGGACAAGCCGAGTTCTTTCATAATGTGCACACATAAATGGTGCCCCAAAATGGAACAGAATGCGCAATTAGTCGCAATACAACGTGTAGTTACCCCCAATTCCCAGTTTCGTTACATCCCGCGGGCTCATGTGTGGCACCATAAAAAGCATGTGTGGAATTGTTGGATATGTCTGTGAACATGATTCTTCTCGCGCCCGCGACGTCGTTATGGGTGGGCTCGCCCGCCTGGAGTACCGCGGGTACGATTCCGCGGGGATCGCGGTTGGTTCCCGTAACCAGATGACGGTCGTAAAAGCGGTAGGCAAGCTTGCGAACCTGCAAGCCGAGCTGGATAAGCTTGAGGACCTGGCTGGGCGCAGTGCGATTGGGCACACGCGGTGGGCAACTCATGGGCGTCCGTCTAACGAGAATGCGCATCCGCACGTCGCCCTGGGGGGTGCGTTGGCGCTTGTGCATAACGGGATCATTGAGAATGCGGACGCGTTGCGTGGCCAGTTGAAGGCCGATGGGATCACGTTCGTGTCGAACACGGACACGGAAGTTGCAGCGCACCTGCTGGGGCAGTTGTTCCTAGAGGAATACGGTAAGGGCGACTTGGTTGGGAACAAATTGTCGCTTGAGGGCGTGCCAGCTGACGCGCGGGTGGCAGCGGCTGCTTTGACGCGGGCGATGGAGCGGCTCACCCCGATGCTGCACGGCACGTTCACACTGCTGGCAGTCCATGAGGATGCGCCTAGTGTGGTGGTGGCGGCGCGCCGTTCGTCCCCACTGGTGGTGGGCCTGGGTGAGGGAGAGAACTATTTGGGTTCGGACGTGCTCGCCTTCGCGGAGCACACGCACCGGGCGTTAGAGATTGGGCAGGACGAAGTGGTGGTGGTGACCCCAACTGCGGTTACCGTCCTGGATGCCGAGGGGGATCAGGTGGAACCCAAGGCCTTCGACGTGGAAGTGTCGACTGACAACGTGGATAAGGCTGGTTGGCCCACGTTCATGGAGAAGGAGATTCACGAGCAGCCGCTGGCAATTGCGAATACGCTTAAAGACCGAGTGGATGCGGAGGGTCGGTTAGCGTTAGATGAGTTGCGGATCCCTTCTGAGGTGTTGCGCACTGCCGACAAGATGATCATCGTGGCCTGCGGAACCGCAGCTTACGCAGGGCAGGTGGCTCGCTATGCGATTGAGCATTGGTGCCGCATTCCCGTTGAAGTGGAGTTGGCACACGAGTTCCGCTACCGCGACCCGGTGGTGAATGAGAAGACCCTGGTGGTTGCTATCTCCCAGTCTGGGGAGACGATGGATACGATCATGGCTATCCGCCACGCTCGGGAGCAGGGGGCGCGGGTGATTGCGATTGTGAATACGCCCGGGTCCACGATTCCACGTGAGTCGGACGCGGTGATCCTCACGCACGCGGGCCGGGAGATTGCGGTGGCGTCTACGAAAGCGTTCACCGCGCAAATTGCCGCGACCTACATTTTAGGTTTGTACCTAGCGCAGGTGCGGGGCAATAAGTACGTGGATGAAATCCAGGATTACCTAGAGAAACTGGCGCGCGTGCCCGCTAAAGCGCAGGTGGTGTTGGATCACGCAGAGGATATGCGTCAGATCGCGCGGCAGATGAAAGATGAGCAGTCCGTCATTTTCCTCGGCCGTCACGTGGGGTACCCGGTGGCGATGGAAGGAGCGTTAAAGCTCAAAGAGATCGCGTATATTCACGCGGAAGGTTTCGCAGCTGGGGAATTGAAACACGGTCCGATTGCCCTAATTGAAGAGGGACACCCGGTGATCATTATTGTGCCCACCCCACGCCGGCCGGAGCTGCACCGCAAGGTGGTGTCGAATATTCAGGAGGTACGAGCCCGGGGAGCGCGCGCGATTGTGATTGCGGAGGAGGGGGACACCTCGGTGGATGAGTATGCCTCGTTTGTTTTTCGCGTGCCTGCTGTGCCCACGTTGTACGCGCCTCTCCTGTCGGTGATTCCGCTGCAGATTCTCGCGTCCGAACTAGCCGGTGCGAAGGGACTCGATGTGGATCAGCCCCGGAACCTGGCGAAGTCGGTGACGGTGGAATAGTCCGATGCACACGCCCCACCCACACCAACCCGACTTTGCGGGCGTTCACAGGAAGATGGATTCTGCGAGTGCTCACCGGCGGGTGGAAGCCGCGGCTGATGCGAACGCCACGGTTGGAGCGAACTCCGCGGGTGAAGTAAACGCCGCGGTTGGAGCGAACTCCGCGAGCGAATCACCGGGGTCTAGCTGCGCGAGCCGTGCGCAAGCCCCTAGCCGCGTGGGTTGTGCGCAGGTTCCTAATCGAACGAGCTGCGCGCAGGCCTTTAGCCGACCGGACTTTGCTCGGGCTTACCGTATCCCTGATGCGCGCGACCACAAGTACACGCGTGGGGTAGTGGGGCTCGTGGTTGGGTCAGATAAGTACCCGGGAGCTGCTGTGATGGCTACTGCTGGGGCGTTGCGCACCGGGGTGGGGATGGTGCGTTACCAGGGGCCGGAACTACCCGCCCGCCTAGTGCTGAACCACTTCCCATCTGCCGTGGTTGGGGACGGACACGTGCAAGCCCACGTTGTGGGCAGTGGGATTGACGACGATGAGTTCGACACTCGGGTGCGCCCCCTCCTGAACGAAACTGGTGAGGTATTGGTAGTGGACGCGTCTGCGCTACCGGGGTATACGAAATTTGTTGCGCAAGAAGGTGGCCGCGACCAGCGTGCTGACGTGCCCACGGTACTGACTCCGAATGTGACGGAAGCAGTCCGGATGATGTCGGAGTTGTCTCAGCAAGATACCTCGTGGAATCAAGTTCATGAGGCACTTGCGGACTGTGCGGCAAAGCTCGCGGATCTAACGGGGGCAACTGTGGCGGTGAAAGGTGCGGATACGGCGGTGTGCAGTCCGGGGCAAACTCCGCTTGTGGTTACGGGTGCGTGCGCGTGGGTGGGCACGGCTGGCAGTGGGGATGTGCTCGCCGGGGCGATTGGGGCGCGCGTGGCTGCGTGGCAGGCGGATCGTGAGAATGGTCGCGCGGTTGAGTCTTTTGATCGGGCGGTGGCCAGCGGTGTTTGGATTGTGGCTGCAGCTGGACGTGCGGCGGCAGAAGTGGAACGCTTTGCATGGGGCCACCCCGTAGAACCGATGGAAGTGGCAGATGCGATACCACGCGCGATTGCGCAGCAGTTAGAGGAGTGAGCATGCAAGCGGATGACAACGCGATTGCTTGGGCAACGGTGGATCTAGATGCGTTGAAAGCAAATGCTCGCAGGCTTGAAGAACTCTCGAGCCCAAACGGGCCGGTGCACATGGCGGTGGTAAAAGCGGATGCGTATGGACACGGCCTAGTGCCAGCTGCTACCGCATTGGCGGAAGCGGGGCGCAGTGTGTTTGGAATCGCGCAGATCCCAGAGGCCATTCACCTGGCGGAAGCCTTGCGCGAAACCAATGTGGATGCGCGGATATTCTCTTGGCTGGTGCCCCCGGTGGGTGGTCAGCAGCTGATTGAGCGGGCGTTGGAGCTAGGGATTGAACTGTCAGTTTCCACACCGCAACAAGTGCTGGCGATCGCGGCAACTAACCGGCATGCACGGGTCCACTTAAAGGTTGATACCGGGATGGGTCGCGCCGGTTTACTTCCAGATGAGATTCAGGGGGTACTTGCTGCGTTGCAGCGGTGCGCCGGCCGCGTGCAACTAGTGGGGTTGTGGAGCCACCTGGCTAAAGCCGACGCAGATACTCCTGAGGGACGGGCGTTCACCGCGCGTCAACTCGACTATTTGCAGCAAACCCACGATAGGGTGCGGCAGGTTGATGCGGAAGTGCGGCAAGCTCAGAGTGGTGCGCGGCAGCCGCAGTCGCCGTTAGCGTTGCACCTAGCGGCTACTGCCGGGCAGCTTTGGCACCCTGACACTCGTTTAGACATGGTTCGTGACGGAATTGGTCTGTATGGGCTTAGCCCAAACCCTCAGGTGCAAACGGAACAAGAACTGGGCTTGCACCCGGCTATGACGTTGAATGCGCGACTGATGCAAGTAAAGAAGATTCCACGCGGCTGGAGTGTGTCTTACGGGGGAACGTGGCGGGCCGATGAGGACACGTGGGTTGGCCTGGTACCGATCGGGTATGCGGACGGGATTGCACGGACGGCGTCGAACCGGGCGCGGGTGCGGGTGTATTCTCAAACGGGTGCGTGGGATGCGCCGGTGGTGGGGCGGATCTGCATGGATCAGTTCGTGATCAAACTTGGTGAAGGCAAGCGGCCGCCAGCTGCGGTGGGGGACCGCGTGGTTATTTACGGGGATCCTACGTGCACACAAACGCGCGGCTGTCCCACTGCTAGTGAGTGGGCAGGTTGGGCAGATACGATTTCGTACGAGTTGTTGACGCGTGTTGGCGCGCGCGTTCCGAAGTGTTACGTGGGTGGTAGTGATTCTGCGGCAAACGAGCCTGCGAACGGTTGTGATTCTGCGGCAAACGAGCCTGCGGGTGGTAAAGAAAGATAGGCGATGAAGTACAGTTTCGAGGTTAATGACCCAGATCAGACCCGCGCTATAGGTGCTGCGTTGGCGCCGATTGTGCGGGCGGGGGATTTGATTATGCTCACCGGTGAGCTGGGGAGTGGGAAAACCACTTTGACGCAAGGGCTTGGCGAGGCCATGGGGGTGAGTGGCAGGGTTTCGTCCCCCACGTTCATAATCACCCGTATCCATCCAAATGATCACGGGCCAGATCTGGTGCATGCAGACGCGTACCGGATTACGGACCTGGAGGATTTAGAAACTCTAGATTTGGACACGCAGCTGCAAGATCGCGTGGTTGTAGTTGAGTGGGGAGAGGGTAAGACTGAACCGCTTTCCACTTCCCGCCTTGAAATCGTGTTGCGTGGTCCGTTCCCTGCGGATGGTGCGATTTCGAATGATCTTGAGGGGCTAGATGATGGTCGGCGCCTAGTGGAAATATCACCGGTGGGGCCACGCTGGGACGGCGTGGATATTGAACATGCGGTGCAGCAGGCGCTGGTTCAGGTGCAGGAAGGTAAGAATGATTGATTTAGTGATCGACACGTCTGCGGGAACCTCCGTGGCTGTGGTGGATGGTAGCAAAGTGGTGCGTAAGCGGTCGGTAAGCAACCGCGAGCATGCAGAGAAGCTGTCTCCTCTGGTTCATGAGGCGTTGGAAGAAGCGGGGGTTGAAGCTGCGCAGATTCACCAGCAGGTGCAGCAGATAATTGTGGGAACCGGGCCCGCGCCTTTCACTGGGCTGCGTTCGGGATTGGTGACGGCTCGGGCAATGGGGTTTGCAGCGGAACTGCCTGTGCGGGGAGTTTGTTCACTGGATATTTACGCAAGAGAGTACTTGGACAGCATGAGTGCTGAACAAGATCTTGTGGTGGTAACTGATGCGCGCCGCAAGGAGGTGTACTGGGCGCACTACCGGGCAAATGGACCCGATGATGTGACTTGTCTGGATGGTCCGTCCGTAGATCTTCCACAAAGCGTTGCGAGCCGCTTCGCGGCAGAGAGAACGTTGTTCGCAGGGCCAGCTTGCGAGCTTTACCCGCAGGTGTTTGACGCACCGGTTGCTACGAGTGTGATTGATCCGGCGGTGGCGGCCCGGATTGTGCGGGCGCGTTTGAACGCTGGGGTGGACGAGTTCGGTACGGAGCCGCTGTATTTGCGCAGGCCTGACATTCATCCGGGATATGGACACAAAACTGCTTGAGGTGCAGATCGGGGTACTTACGGGTGCAGACGCGTTCGCGGTATTCCAATTAGAGCGCAGTGTATTCACTTCTGAAGCCTGGTCAGAAGCATTGGTGCTAGAGGAGTTAACGCGGCCCGACAGGTTATACGTGGGCGCCTATGATGAGGGGGAGCTGGTTGCGTACGGTGGTGTTCGGCTCGCGGAAGATACAGATTTGATGACTTTGGGAGTGAGCCGCGCTGCGCGGGGCCAAGGTTTGGGGCGAGCGGTGTTGGAAGAACTATTGCGCCGCGTCCAGTTGGTACGGTTCTTAGGCCCGCGCGTGTTCCATTTGCCGGAGCGAGTCCCGGTGCATGAACCAGGGGAGATTGAACATCTTGTACGCCGCGTGCAGCGTGTGCTATTGGAGGTTCGGGCAAGTAATAGTGTGGCGCAGCAGCTGTACGAATCAGTGGGATTCCGCCGAGTAGGAACTATCCGCGGTTACTATCATCAGCCTCGTGAGGACGCGTTAGTGATGGAGTGTCCGATCGTGCCAAACACGCGCGCAACCTACTAATATCCCCGACGCACGTGCTTTTCGCCTGTTGTCGTATAGTAATCGGCGGGCCTAACCAGTTACTGGTTAGGCCCGCAGTGAGTTAAGAGATCGTTTAGCTAATCATGGTATGAATGTTAGTTAGTTAACTTTGATTGCGTCGGAGTCGTCGATCCGGCCACTGCGCGGACGCATTCCTTCGTCTGTTGGATGCGTGCCTGCTACTAGGACGAGGAATGGGTGGCGGGTGGAGTCAGCGAACACGGTTTCGTTCATTTCTTCAAAGTTAGCGCCCGACATGGGGCACAGGTGCAGTCCCAGGGCTCGCAGCGTCAAAATTAGGTAGCCGGCTTGGACAATTGCATTGTCGTGAGCCATCTCTAGGTTGCCTGTCAGACTGTCTATAAGCTGGTTGCCTAACCCTAGCTCGGGGAGGTGGTTTTCGAACGCCTCATCGTAAGAGAGAACCATTAGGTACGGCGCTGCTTTCGCAGCGGGGCGGTTGCCGGGTGACATGGTTTTCGCCACGGCTTCGCGTCCCTTTTCAGAAGTAAATAAATCTATGCGAAGGGTAGAAATGTTGAACTCTGTGGGCGCCCACTTAATAAGGTTGTAGGCACGCCGGAGAAGCTCAACATCCGGTTCTTCCGGCTCGAATGTTCGCTGCGAATGCGCGTTAGTAAAAAGCTTGTTGAACTGGTCTTCAGTTAGTACAGAGTGTTCTAATTTTTTAGTCATAGCGTTTCCAATTCCACCATGACATAGCGGTGGGTACAAGGTCCTAGAAGTAAATTTCACCCACAGCACACAGTGTGAATGAAACCACATAGCGCATTTTCGAAACTTACGTTTGCGTAATTGGGGTTCAAGACCAGCGGGTATGTGCACTAGGTGAGTTAAAACGCGCGCCCTATATTACTTGGTAGGAACAGTGGTGAAACCGTGATAAAGGCGGGTTTTGGCGTCTAAGTGTCACCATAATTGGTGGGATGAAAAGAGGACTAGGACTGTTGGCAGCCCGGCGTTCCTAAAGCGCGGGTAGGCTCAAAGTATGACCAATACGACCATTGCTAAGAAGACACGCCCCTGGGGCACAAATGTGTTCGTAAAGCAGTTGATGGCTATCTCTGGCCTCTTCTTCGTCCTGTTCCTAATTGTGCATGCGTACGGCAACTTGAAGATGTTCGCCGGGCAGGAAGCTTACGACCACTACGCACACTGGTTGAAGAGTGATGCGTTCTACCCGTTATTACCGGAAGGTGGGTTGATCATCGTGTTCCGCGGCGCGATGATCCTATTTGCCTTACTGCACATCCTTTCGGCATTCCACGTTTGGTGGCGCTCCCGTAAGGCGCGCCCAACCAAGTACGAAATGAAACGCAACATCGCGGATTCGTACGCGGCCCGGACGATGCGGGTTACCGCCATCGTGATTCTGCTAGGAGTCATTTTCCACCTCCTGCACTTCACAACCGCCACGATCCCCGCTGGATACGGTGCGGGAGTGACATCGCCGTACATGCGGATGGTTGGTGCGTTTAGCCACTGGTGGGTACTGCTGATTTACATCGTTTTTGTCGGTGTAGTAGCGTTCCACATCGGTCACGGCATCTGGTCTGCGCTGCAAACCATGGGGTGGTTGCGCCGCAATACCCAGCACGCAACGATCGTTATTTCTGGGATCGTAGCCGCTATTGTCTTCATCATGTTTATGGCGCCACCGTTCGCCATTGCAGTGGGATTCATTACTGCCTGAGGAAAGTGAAATGACTGATCAACTAATCCACGGGCTCTACCGCGAGGGCGAAAAAGTCGCGGACACTAAAGCACCAACGAACGTGCCGATCTCCCAGGTGTGGGAGCAACGCAAGTTTGAAGCGAAACTCGTTAACCCAGCTAACCGGCGTAAGCTCCACATCATCGTGGTGGGTACCGGTTTGGCAGGCGGCGCTGCAGCTGCCTCATTGGGGGAAATGGGTTACCACGTTAAAACCTTCTTCTACCAAGATTCCCCCCGCCGCGCACACTCGATTGCTGCGCAGGGCGGGATTAACGCGGCTAAGAACTACCGCAACGATAACGACTCGGTGTTCCGCCTGTTCTACGACACGGTTAAAGGTGGGGATTACCGTTCACGCGAAACTAACGTTTACCGCCTGGCGGAAGTTTCCGCATCGATCATTGACCAGTGCGTGGCGCAGGGCGTGCCGTTCGCACGCGACTACGGGGGGATGCTCGATAACCGTTCCTTCGGTGGTGTGCAAGTATCCCGCACGTTCTATGCGCGTGGCCAGACAGGGCAGCAGCTGCTGATTGGTGCGTACCAGGCCTTGGAACGTCAGGTTAAGGCCGGCACGGTCGTGCAGTATCCGCGGCACGAAATGGTTGAGCTGATCGTTCACGACGGACGCGCCCGCGGCATCATTACCCGGAGCATGGAGACGGGTGAGCTGGAAGCTACAACGGCCGACATTGTTGTGCTCGCAACAGGTGGCTACGGGAACGTGTTCTTCTTGTCAACCAACGCAATGGGGTGCAACGCCAC from Gleimia hominis harbors:
- a CDS encoding ADP-dependent NAD(P)H-hydrate dehydratase codes for the protein MDSASAHRRVEAAADANATVGANSAGEVNAAVGANSASESPGSSCASRAQAPSRVGCAQVPNRTSCAQAFSRPDFARAYRIPDARDHKYTRGVVGLVVGSDKYPGAAVMATAGALRTGVGMVRYQGPELPARLVLNHFPSAVVGDGHVQAHVVGSGIDDDEFDTRVRPLLNETGEVLVVDASALPGYTKFVAQEGGRDQRADVPTVLTPNVTEAVRMMSELSQQDTSWNQVHEALADCAAKLADLTGATVAVKGADTAVCSPGQTPLVVTGACAWVGTAGSGDVLAGAIGARVAAWQADRENGRAVESFDRAVASGVWIVAAAGRAAAEVERFAWGHPVEPMEVADAIPRAIAQQLEE
- the glmS gene encoding glutamine--fructose-6-phosphate transaminase (isomerizing), whose product is MCGIVGYVCEHDSSRARDVVMGGLARLEYRGYDSAGIAVGSRNQMTVVKAVGKLANLQAELDKLEDLAGRSAIGHTRWATHGRPSNENAHPHVALGGALALVHNGIIENADALRGQLKADGITFVSNTDTEVAAHLLGQLFLEEYGKGDLVGNKLSLEGVPADARVAAAALTRAMERLTPMLHGTFTLLAVHEDAPSVVVAARRSSPLVVGLGEGENYLGSDVLAFAEHTHRALEIGQDEVVVVTPTAVTVLDAEGDQVEPKAFDVEVSTDNVDKAGWPTFMEKEIHEQPLAIANTLKDRVDAEGRLALDELRIPSEVLRTADKMIIVACGTAAYAGQVARYAIEHWCRIPVEVELAHEFRYRDPVVNEKTLVVAISQSGETMDTIMAIRHAREQGARVIAIVNTPGSTIPRESDAVILTHAGREIAVASTKAFTAQIAATYILGLYLAQVRGNKYVDEIQDYLEKLARVPAKAQVVLDHAEDMRQIARQMKDEQSVIFLGRHVGYPVAMEGALKLKEIAYIHAEGFAAGELKHGPIALIEEGHPVIIIVPTPRRPELHRKVVSNIQEVRARGARAIVIAEEGDTSVDEYASFVFRVPAVPTLYAPLLSVIPLQILASELAGAKGLDVDQPRNLAKSVTVE
- a CDS encoding esterase/lipase family protein produces the protein MWIALSISLLGLLPTATNAAADDTERRGFDPDRCSEFVSRAPILSAPENWKLGKSNPEEWRLEAEKEEEASRQREPTRKDVPVVFAHGWLSSSTHNKDRTGAFSKAVDMGSDGAPKLISMGVRARKVSLIDWVQDHTGTVSYTFDYSKVNGRWVTDKDIGSKLARGLECLAETYLRPTVVVAHSMGGLAVREAASRLDRPVNRVLSHVLTIGTPNEGSRVARHVGSAIGLTKKGISNAVTNLLFDKTLGTNADLYDQTGKGLTGVPFVDAFEGEAGKALRAGSPELKRLPKMPKEVDVHVVAGDMRIGGLALFNHKLEGPISVGDGIVSKSSALSGTPEKNQHVVKCSGLKLVVKAESRKGRIHLNLDVDFGDRRGTASPNKLPCFHTNLTRETGAALKLNDVLDKAVLYADLD
- the glmM gene encoding phosphoglucosamine mutase, translating into MPRLFGTDGVRGLANRDITPELALRLGEAAARYVMKDRAADAAKPKAIIGRDTRISGEFLDHALAAGLAAAGMDVERIGVVTTPTVAYMTATEDVALGVMISASHNPMPDNGIKFFAHGGFKLEDAVEDEIEALLESQWDRPTGALVGQIEPGAQHAEHVYVDHLVRACGTNLSGLKIVMDCANGAASSLGPEALRKAGAEVVVINASPDGLNINDECGSTHPQMLQSKVVEESADFGVAYDGDADRCLAVDHEGQLVDGDKIMGALAVDLKKRGELSKDTLVVTVMSNLGLLLAMEKEGIKTVQTAVGDRYVLECMRANGYALGGEQSGHVISAEHATTGDGVLTSLLVARMVRESGESLAALTGFVQRLPQTLVNVPGVDKVRASTDEGLAEAVAQAEDQLGETGRVVLRSSGTEPLVRVMVEAATQAEADEHANRLAAVVKERLAL
- the alr gene encoding alanine racemase, yielding MQADDNAIAWATVDLDALKANARRLEELSSPNGPVHMAVVKADAYGHGLVPAATALAEAGRSVFGIAQIPEAIHLAEALRETNVDARIFSWLVPPVGGQQLIERALELGIELSVSTPQQVLAIAATNRHARVHLKVDTGMGRAGLLPDEIQGVLAALQRCAGRVQLVGLWSHLAKADADTPEGRAFTARQLDYLQQTHDRVRQVDAEVRQAQSGARQPQSPLALHLAATAGQLWHPDTRLDMVRDGIGLYGLSPNPQVQTEQELGLHPAMTLNARLMQVKKIPRGWSVSYGGTWRADEDTWVGLVPIGYADGIARTASNRARVRVYSQTGAWDAPVVGRICMDQFVIKLGEGKRPPAAVGDRVVIYGDPTCTQTRGCPTASEWAGWADTISYELLTRVGARVPKCYVGGSDSAANEPANGCDSAANEPAGGKER
- the coaA gene encoding type I pantothenate kinase — its product is MKELGLSPYETFTREAWSALAKETPLPLTEAEVGRLAGIADPMDLREVDAIYRPLSALLQMYFDSQQRLAFDRRHFLHEPNRPRPPFVIGIAGSVAVGKSTTARLLVELMRRLPTIPRVQLVTTDGFLLPNRELKRRGIMNRKGFPESYDRAELLEFVAAVKAGYPQVESPVYDHTVYDIIPGEKQVTTRPDILIVEGLNVLQSARTAQGRTGVVAVSDYFDFTIYVDAHPAHIEAWYVERFLKLRSTAFTEPDSYFKNYAQLSDTEAIERARHIWKSVNLPNLEENILPTRGRADLIITKGADHRVSQLRLRRI